The nucleotide sequence ttgtGCAATTTCATATGTCAATTTAAGCAAAGAGACGTCACTCTAGTAAGTATGGGGTGACATAATAGTTATAAAATTATCCAAAGGGAAAAAGCTGTCAAATTTATCAGGAACCAATATGCCGTTTGACTTAAAAATACATTTTTACAAAACCAGTATACATATGATTTAATTTGAAACATTATGAATATGAATTCATTACCTTGTAGTTTGGTTGTGGGACAATATGTCCAGATGGCGACTTGAAATCCCTCGTTGAATTTAATGCACTGGATTCATTCTGTGGTATGGCATATGTCAATTTtaaatgaaaaaacaaacaaaccacacagacatacacacttacaaGAAACTTAGTGCACATCGAAGCATCAGAACACAGAGCAATACATGGATACATTGGAACCAAGGACTACTTTAGTAGTCCTTGATTGGAACCCATCATTTATCAGTACTATCACTTTTGCATAAAGCACACTTTTGTGCAGCAGgacaaaaataataattttgcGGGATATGATAATTATCTAATTCAGTGTTAATTTAACTTTCAAAAATAATATGTATCATTGAGTTCGTCAATAATAATTTCAAAAAGTAAGTCAGAAACAATAACAAATGAACAGAAATGAACATAATAAATACCTGAAAAAGCGACTTTCTTGCTGCAGATTTACCACTGTGGTTGTCTGCTATTGCCTATTTAAAAAAGGGGTAAAATATAGGTAATTAATATACCATTAGCTTAACCGAGCGCTGGTGTAGCAATGTCCGAATTCTTCGGATGTCAGCTTTCTCACTCGATATATACTTGAGACTGAAATAGCTGTTCCCTAGACAAATTAAAGAAGTAAACTTATAAggataacaagaagagcaaacgctcgatcgagtcactttcgcagttctgaatattatatgaggcatcagatggacaggaagaaattgctattcacaacacaatgagtcacgttcacataaaatttgagcccggtcacttttatagtttccgagaaaagcccaacgttaagttgtgtgttgccgaacagaaaaggctagttatctcccttgtttttctgataacgttcgtaaaaggctacagatgtaaatactttgatgtaaagaataatcctacaaagtttcaatcacatccgatgaactttgtcaaagatataaaatgtctaatttttcctttgacgctgacctgtgaccttgaaaaaggtcaaaggtcaacgaaaccatcgttaaagtgtagaggtcattggaggtcacgactaaacaaaatatgagcccgatcgctttgatagtttccgagaaaatatataaaatgtctaatttttcctttgacgctgacctgtgaccttgaaaaaggtcaaaggtcaacgaaaccatcgttaaagtgtagaggtcattggaggtcacgactaaacaaaatatgagcccgatcgatttgatagtttccgagaaaagtccaacgttaaggtggtgtctacggacggccggccggacagactaacactgaccgattacatagagtcactttttctcaagtgactcaaaaagcatGTCAAGTTCTTGCAAGTCAAGGAAAATTGTGGTGAGATTGAATATATTGCAACCCATAACATTGAGTGGTTATGTCCCTTAGATTGaagatgaatcaaatttcaatttaaaaaaattggtTTGACAAATTTGTTCCCATAAATCTAATGTCAGAACTATCAGAGGGTGgttgaaattaaccacatgcttTAATTCTGTTattctagggagaaaatatcccgcgataccatggatgcacggagctgtaacttaatATACGTAACATATACAATACATaccacaatagctgttaataacatTTATACCTGGCGTTTTGCAGTAGGCGTCTCTCCTGTTGGTGACCTGTGTGCCCTCTTTGTCCCAGATTTGTCCTCTGACCAAAACGATGGGCTTCTTTCATCCTGTGGTACGACACAGTTAGATATGTTACCAGCGGCACAACATTCTATCCTGATGCGTTTTGTTGTTTCATGTGTTGTGCTTAAGTATTGTGATTGTAGtgtaaatgtgttttttttcttcttccaagAACATAGTATTATGCATTTGAACAGTAGTACATGAGGGAAGGGGATTGTCAGTATGGAGTTTATGAGATATGTACATTAGGCTTGTTCATGTCCTACTTATAGGCGCGCGTGCGTATCTAATGTTGATAAGCAAATTTAGTTTGGGAGCAAGTATTTTTGTCTGCTCATACTGACTGTGCTGGCAAAGAGAAAACTGTGAGTAATGAATAACAAGATGAAAATAAAGTTGACTTTCGCACAGAAAATACCATAAGtctgagactgtgccaaaaggtcaggtgtcatgtctactgtcccgaatgacacacgattgctgacatttcaccattgccaacagaataaacaaataagaaataggtagaaaatgaatgtgaaaactgactttaattgttgatcaatcaatcaatcaatgaggcttatatcgcgcatattccttgggtacagttctaggcgctctgcagtgatgccgtgtgagatgaaattttatacggccagtagattgcagccatttcggcgcatatgatcagtattttctataccactaacaaataatctacttgcacatagctgtttggcaaatgtatgttgcatgggacacactgacatgaaagtggaagatgtttttccctctagagaaactacatatcaagttacactttttgtgctcttccattccagttggcaatcaattgttaacgcatgttattagaaaaaatagaacgaaaacagattagatagaatgaaaaatgtactggtgatgtcatttgggacatactgacatgaaaacgtcaccttttggcacagtctacATTCACGCTCTTCAAATGTAAATACACCATATTGACTAGCCCATCAAATCCTGGCTGACATTCTGCCCATAgctgcttgtgtgtttgtgttttcgttctatttgtATGGGTGGGGTACCATGGAAGCTAGTGTAACAATAGATTCAAAGAAGCCTTGATAATATTTTCACAACAAATTGATTTTACTGTCTATATTTTGTAAAACATAAAGGATTACAAAATAAATCAGTGTTGGTTTTGGGTGGTCACAGAAGCCAGTACTTGTTAAGCTGTTATCACTGGAACCCCTAATCAGAAGTTGGTACTTTGGCATGTGTTCATACTGGTGCagcggtatatatatatatgttacagttaatctgtgaaaccagggaataaatgtattaactaggtaatacatgaattaactgacggaaaaaaccagttaattcatgtattacctaaaatatTTTAGTTCATACACGTATTCCCTactttcacagattaactgtaacatataatGTGAAAGATAGAGAAAGCTCCTATTTTTGCTTAATTGacatatttatttaaaaaaaaaaagatagaagtaaCTGTTGTAAAAATTGCAATCGTAAAGAAAATGTAATGGCAGTAAACTTGGAAAGCACAGCTAAGGGCAACACTGTAGAATGCACCGCGCGTCTCCAACCACTGTgatcaaaaataagtcaacttGAGTGCGCTATCAATAATTATTTACAATGCTTCAGTTCTACCACAGGTGGAAGGTATCATTCGCTGGACCACCACTATCATAGTCTTACTATGATATTGGTAGTCTTACTATGATAGTGGTAGTCCAGCGAACAATATTTTCCGCCTGTGCTTCAACATCACCAGTGAACACAACCTGGGAAGCAAACATCTAAATCTAATATTTGATTTTGACCTAAATCTTAGTAATTATAGCAGAGAAAAGACTTACCATTCTGCGCATCTGTCATGAATTCCGTACACACAAAACTGATGACAGTTAAGAGTGACATAACTTGAGCCAACGGGAGTGACCAGCAGTCGACAGAATAACACTGACAGCCGTCGTCCGAAGGTGGCTGAACGGACGTGAACCTAACGAAAATAAAGCACGTTCAGCAAATCAAACTATAAAACATACACGTAAAATATCAGGTGCTCTTCTGTCATCTGCTCTTCATACTTCATTATTTTGCACGTAAATCAAACCCTAAATTTTACACTGATAAACGTTGTTCGCTCGACCCTAGAGTATGGGGCAGTTGTCTGGGACCCATATATTTAAAACTGGATACCGACAAAATCGAGAAGATTCAACACAAAGCAGCGAGATTTACCTGCAAATATTACAGATCCATGGAGAAAACCCGGTTGCGACAGATGCTGCAGAGACTGAACTTGCCATCAGACTCAGTACTTGCTGACCGGCGTAGACAACTTCGCCTGACGATGCTGTACAAGATAGCTGGAGGGTTAATACCAGCCATACCCCCAGAAAGTTTTCTCACACCCGCAGAGAAGAACAAGCAGAAAATCAGACCAACAAAGCCTATAACCACTCGAGGCAAAATtccagtgttagtgttagtctgCCATTAAACTAACGacaacaaagaagggaagtaagcctGAAGGGGTTTACGGGAGTTGTCTGCCCCATTATCGAAAGATACTTCCGGTTATAACCATCAGAAAACAACAAATTGTGCGTTCTCACGATCATTGATGTCTGCATTCTGTTAATAactttgttattatcattctcCTCAAGCCTATCTGTCTAATAAGTCGAGCTAAAATGGGCTACGTTCAGCATTTGTACATTTCCTTCTGTGATGTGactattggatgacgtcatcgaaccaTCGTTGCCTAAGTTAATTTGAATGGAAGCTCGCGTCATCATAattagcgtaggttcctaaatgcagTAACGCTAGTCCCATGCGGGAAAGCGCgatctgtgctgaaaataacacGTTTTCAATTTCCGACAGCTTTCAATATATGGCATATTATTGAAAATGGaaactacagaaatgaagttggaTTCTTTGTCTTTTACCCCATGCCAtttgtttgcaaaatgtgcttggATTGAATGCGTGTGCGTGAATCACAAATACTCTCTCCGGATTTTCGGACAGCCGTGACGCGACCGCCATTACTACTTGCTCTTCAACTTTTTGTGGTGTTTCCCTTTCGGCGTTGTATTTTCTAAAAATAGTTTCATTCAACGATCGGAAACCAGTGTCGACTGCTAAAGAAAGAGTCCCTTTTCTTTCTAGGGGGGGTATTTTTTTAGATTAAATCGATGGTGGCTTTTAGACATGGACAATAAAAAATTGCCCAACTTTAACCTTTCGTAacttaaaaacaactcaaacgatcATAGTCGTAAAAGATGCGCTAGAAAGTCCGATTTCTTGTGAATCCTCCAAATATGGAAGTTTCCGTTTAAGATTCATGCGCGCGAAGCGCGAGCCAATCAAAACCGAGGACCTGCAAAACCGGTAAAATCCGTTGCGTTGATCGCGAGTCATGGCGGAGTATTCAAGCGAAGCGATGGTGACGCACGCTTCGAGACAATTTGTGGAAGAAATCAAACCCATCCTTGGTAAGTGTTgatgtttttctgttcatttagtGTTTAGAAGTTGATCTGTCGAACCATTCTGCTGAATTTAGCGTTTTGAGTGCGTAGTTTTCATGTTGATGATAGTAGTTTGTGCTGGGTCATTTTGTATTGGGTGTTGAAATGGGGGTACTCGATAAACGACCTAAGTTATTTTTTGCCTTTCGCCGTACATGTGATATATTTGTTTCAAACTAATCTTGAATTATTACTCCGATGGTTTTTGTTtctcagttgttgttttcttgaggATTAAATTAGGATTAAAAGGAATAATTGTTCCTTTGCTAAAAGTGGAAGTGCAAGACTAGGCCTAGCAACGAGTAGCGTAGCTTACATGCGCTGACCCTAGCGCATCTCCATTCCTTCTTCCTTTTCCCCCCAGTTAATCAGAGTTTATGGTCCATCAAACTTGTGTGATTACTAATTTGTTTCTCATGACAAGCAAGGTGATATAAAATAAATTAGAAACGAgttaaaaaataaccaaatacgtgacagaaaaacaaagcaaactttTGTTTTGGGACAAAAGTAAAACTGAAAGTAAACAGGCCTTCATGGTTGCttccagtaagttcgtcacacggtagattcgtcaccggtcccggtaacttcgccacagtagtccgagcgcggctctctctatctctctctctctctctctctctctctctctctctctctctctctctctctctttctctctcacctccttccacccctccctctcctcacattgagtttctctgcctccttgacagtgaggttgaagtcataggactccctctctctctctcagggtcGCGCGTGTGTAGGTGTTAgtcagtgtgtgggtgcgtgtgcgatggtgtgtgtgagtgtttgtgcgtgtgtacgtgcgtgtgtgtgcgtgcgtgtcatggatatgggtgtatgtacgtccgtctctctctctctctctctctctctctctctctctctctctctctcgctccctctctcagaCTACATGCTTTTGAGAACtgctcaatgagtagatctcgggttgagaactgctcaatgagtagatctcgggttttaaaataacaacgcTCGGACTGTGTCGTCTGAAAACTGCTCAGTTGAGAACTGCacaatgagtagatctcgggttttaaaataacaactctctctctctctttctctctctctctctttctctctctctaaaaaatgtcagtgaatcttgaatctctcccacaaatcaaacatctgaaagcataagctCTAAGCTTAACACCCGCCCACCCCTGCCAGTAATTTCGTCAcaggtgacgaatctaccgcgtgacgaacttactggtagccttCATGGTTTCAGTACAAAATTATTATGAACATAgtattacatttttgttttgtttgtgcgtgttacAGATGATGCTCACTTCCAGCAAATGAAGTCTGCTTTCACACTCACAGCAACTGGAAGAGGTCGACCACCCAAACTTCAGCTGGTACCACTGACCAACAAGCTATTGTTGCAGCTGGATCTGCTTCGGTTGGAAACAGGGAGGGATTGGAGTGACCTGGTTTAATTTCTCCCCAAAGTGTTCGAGTGAACTTGCTGCAAGGACTTGAAATCAAGGCAGAAATTGAGGGAACAGTGAAAGAAGCAACAAAGCTGGGGAATAAGACTGGATTAGAACTAGAAGCATTTTTGGATATCGACGCAGGGCGTTGCATCATGGGCCGGAATGTTGGGGTTCATTTGCTGAAACATAGGATCACAAGAAACCACCTGCTCAATCCGGACCTTCTGGAACACATTGACCGTCCATCAGAACTTGTGAATGGCATGGTGCTCGATCTAATATCGTTCCACAAAAAGGAGAACCTATCGCTGACTTCTGCCAGATTCCTGCATCGGTTGTTTTTGGACACAACATTGTGCTTGCaccattttcttcttctggcaGAACATTCACAGTCGAATCTCCAGCAAACCTGCCTGCCATGTACACCTGTTTCAAGCAGTACTTGACTGACAACTTTGTTTGACTGACTTTGAAGAAGGGGTATAAATGCATTTGACTGTCACTTCTCATGCAACTGTGCACTTTGCAAGAATTTAGTTTTCCCCAGAGAACTGTGAACAATGTTAGTAAATTTATcccacatacgtgagagagataaccgtgagataaaaatcgttcaaatcacacgtgtgtatatcatgtaaatgaggtcaaccggaaggtcaagctatgtaaattagtagtacatgggataaaccggaaggtcaagctaATCCTATCGAggaaggatatgctttgctgttgttgttccttttggtttcttttatcctgtggccactgcttttctttttatctggtatattttgaagtgatggGTTTGATTTCTTCCACAAATTGTCTCGAAGCGTGCGTCACCATTGCTTCGCTCGAATACTCCGCCATGACTCGCGATCAACGCAACGGATTTTACCGGTTTTGCAGGTACTCGGTTTTGATTGTTCGaatattaaacttaacagtgttaacaaaggcgaactactttgtcctagtttgagagtgtgtgtcatggcggaggaatgaatgtcaaattgagtacagtggtttgaagttctaaagcggttgatccaaaggcaatatcgctgtcggtgacttttagttagatctggcacagaagtatataatgtaggataaacagaatactacatggcttgctgtgtcgtaccagatttacactcgttgctttttcaaatagtaaacagctcgctttcgcagttcactatttaaacaagaagggcaaagcccatacgactcacatccttgacctttacatgaccttgaccttcagggtcaaggtcaaataactaaacctagcaatgacatcatacactaagaactgctttacacatttttcctaccaaaatacatgtgaccttgacccaaggtcatctaaggtcatgcaacacaaagctgttaattcaagacataggaagtacaatggtgcttattggctctttctaccatgagatatggtcacttttagtggttcactaccttattttggtcacatttcataagggtcaaagtgaccttgatcatatgcgaccaaatgtgtctcatgatgaaagcataacatgtgccccacacaatttttaagtttgaaacagttatcttccatagttcagggtcaaggtcacttcaaaatatgtatacaatccaactttaaaggacccttgcgaccttgaccttgaagcaaggtcaaccaaactggtgtccaaagatagggcttacattgccctgtatagcatacatagctaaggttgccattctcgataacttcagaagaaaatgtgaaaaatggccgtttttaagacaacaattacggcccctgtgaccttgaacttgaagtgaggtcaagttgccgcacatgttttttgagatcttgtaaccatacaccatctggCCACATCaagtgttgatagacttaatagtgtccaagaaatatccaacgttaaagttttccgggcggacgccgggacggacggacggacgactccggtgagtacatagactcacttttgcttcgcatgtgagtcaaaaaacaactcgtgtaaatctggtacgacacagcaagccatgtagtattctctagatcttacttcaatcaatcaatcaatatgaggcttatatcgcgcatattccgtgggtacagttctaagcgcagggatttatatatatatttttgtaatttaaaaaaaaaaattttgtatgcaatttatatcgcgcacatattcaaggcgcagggataacagtgacatttttatctaagcctatacaattttgccaggaaagacccttttgtcaatcgtgggatctttaacgtgcacaccccaatgtagtgtacttgATTGAACACATATTTGTGAAGATAACATTGTAATCAATCTACACACCAAAAATCATGGCTGTATTTTCAGTAGTTTCTGAAATATTTCAATCTGAAATGTGCTACCCccctctgggggggggggggggggggttgtccacTCTTGGGGGATTATTTTCAACATTACACTGAATTTTACTGATGTCTGTAAAGATTACACTGTAATCTATCTACACACCAAAATTTTTCGTTGTATCTTAAATAGTTTCTTAATTATTGGCCTTGAAGTGCGAAAAACTGTAATTTTCCTGTTTTTCCGCTTGACAAATTGAggtttttgacatttttgagGCTCTTATACTCCAAAAGCATTGAACTAAGCTGTCTGAAAAAAAATAGCCATGTTCTACACACATTTGTTTGGAATATGTGAAAGTTTCAGACAGCTGCTATACATATTGTGTGAATTGTGATGACCCAAAGTTGCCCTCCCGTGCAATTTTGCGATGGTTTTAATTGTGTTTTTCGTGAAGTTTGCATGCTTGCTGACAGAAGCCATATGAGATTAGAGGGCTAGAACTATGTGTTTTTTCTATTCTTGGTTGCTGATAACAGATCCTGAAAAGTTGAAAGGGCTGAGGATAACTATGTGGTACCCACATGCTGCTGAAGTTGCCCTATTTTACAGTTTTAAGCAGAGTCGCGACAGCGTATGtactaaaatatcaaaatctcAGGAACTAATAAAGGTATCCacttacttttttttgtgttttgcttgtactttatttttctttcaagaCATCACAAAACATTCACTCTCACTTCAAAACCAAGTTTTGACTGCCGCTACCTAATAAGATACAATCGTTTTCGGGTCGATTTCAATTCTAATCGtggtactaattaacctatttttgttaattctgattcagaatttgatgaagaataattatgatgcaatcaattttgaatctCTTTGCAAAACtgtgattttaatgacaactttaatgagcaatctcattaactaatttgtaagcctccaagctgaaatgcaataccaaagtcctgGCATcctcaaagattacttgaccaaaatttcaaccaatttggttgaaaaatgagggcgtgacagtgccgcctcaagttcCACTAAatgccgaatatgacgtcatcgaagacatttatccgagaaaagaaaaatagtctggggatattatacccaggaactcacatgtgaagtttcatgaagatctgtccaatagttttctcggaaccgatctatatacacacacacacacacacacacacacacacacatacaccacgaccctcgtctcgattccccgtctctatgttaaaacatttagtcataacttgactaaatgtaaaaagagaaaagaacgagacaaaaagaaacaagaacaagacaagAGGGAAACCTTCAGCAAGAGCCAGAAGAAAGTCTATTGCCAGCTTCTATCGATTTATCAGTCTTCTTTTTCCCCCTCAAGCTTTGTACTGCCAGTGTATCAAGGTGCTTTTTGTCTGCAAGAATATCCCCCCGTGCTGGTGTCAGAGGCTTGAGCATTACCTGCCGACAGCAGCAATCTTTCCAGATCCATATCATCATCGatctgaccccccccctccccgccccttTTACTGCATCGAACGGCTGATCAGTCTGGATTTGATGTCAATAAAATCATGAGGTttacccccgccccccccccccctccacccccaccccaccccactttACTGCAACGAACAACTGATCAGTCTGGATTTGATGTCAATAAAATCATGAGGTttacccccgcccccccccccccccccccacactttaCTGCATCGAACAACTGATCAGTCTGGATTTGATGTCAATAAAATCGTGAGGTTTAAATCGTAAACTTAACACGGGCATGAACCTATGACATGAAAATCGTGAGGTTTCAATCGTAAACTTAACACAGGCATGAACCTATGACATGAGAGAAAAGATCAAGACTACATTTAAACGATCGCATCAACTCACTTGAGTCCTGATGTGTCACGGCCAGATTTGATGGCTCCTGGGATGACGTCATTCTCCTGGTTGCACACGTTACCGTAACTGTCGGTGCCGTAGATGAGAACGTTGGGGTTGCCCTTGCCTATGGTGTAGTAAAACAACCAGCCCTGCAAGAGAGAAAGTCAAAATGGCATTCACACAGCTTAAGAAGAAATGTAATGACTGAATGGTAATGATTCTAAAGATGATACGTCTTTCGTGAGTGATGATTTGTAGACCCACTTTGGTGTTTTAACATGTGTTGAACACGGTGTCGTAATGGACACaataataagatgaaagtaacATGCAAGTTTGCAGGCTTTTCAACATGAGTTACATACAATTTTCGCCAACAATTAAAACCGTATATTTGTACGAATTTAGACTGTCACTTTCGAATTTTCTACGATCGCCTTCCCTACGTCTCCAAAAGTGGTATCTAATTTCAGTAGTAGCAAAATAAATCTAAAATGTTGACTATATTTACGTCATTGTCATACATATACAAGAACGactgacagagagtgttcttttCTACGCAACATGCAGAGAAAAAAGGCAAAACATTTCTGCCTGACTAAGAATGCTCACCAGGCCTCCAAGAAAGGCGATGAAGAGAAGCAGAACGATGACATCCCGACATACTCTGTGTTTCGTGGGTCCATCAAACTTCTGTTCCACTGATCGGTCGCCCTGTCAACAAAAGAACAGCAACAATTGGTGTTTTGAAACAATGTGTGCATGTGAATGCCAAGAGGGAAAATCGTATACAGCTTTAATGCCTAAAACAATCTGAGATAATAAGGTTTCATAAAGGACAAAGTCACGTATTGAAGATGAATGAAGAGACCTGAAGAGGCCAGTATGCAAGAATGGAGGTTAGATACTTTAgtccggtgtaggatccggtccggtcccccctctgaagtagtcccccgggggaccaattcgtggcaaaaactgctctataatggtccccccttagacatccagcctcgtttttcttaggcattcaagccattttcaatctatatcttcgtccggtattatgtagtgcacagacagcaatctctttgtttgactatattttgcagaaaataaaatagatctgatttataatgccgttcaaaagaaaaatgacatgaaataaaatgaataataaataaatactgataagaagaaatgaaaccagtctctgattctttcctttcttttctctgaaattgctggtaacattactaacattgtaacaagaaaaacgaggctggatgtctaaggggggaccatcatagagcagtttttgccactcctgaacaccctttctgtaaccacttctgaacacccttttagtagaacacttttggaacacttttggaacacaaaaagtgttctatacacaaaaaagtgttccaaaagtgttccaaaagtgttccaaaagtgttcacatctgaacac is from Littorina saxatilis isolate snail1 linkage group LG5, US_GU_Lsax_2.0, whole genome shotgun sequence and encodes:
- the LOC138967077 gene encoding uncharacterized protein isoform X1, which encodes MRRMDERSPSFWSEDKSGTKRAHRSPTGETPTAKRQAIADNHSGKSAARKSLFQNESSALNSTRDFKSPSGHIVPQPNYKSFSCFGTWEMGFLLTVKQKMQRGCFFGSTSRSCM
- the LOC138967077 gene encoding uncharacterized protein isoform X2; this translates as MRRMDERSPSFWSEDKSGTKRAHRSPTGETPTAKRQNESSALNSTRDFKSPSGHIVPQPNYKSFSCFGTWEMGFLLTVKQKMQRGCFFGSTSRSCM